The stretch of DNA ACTACTGCCAGCGTGAGTGGTGCCTGCCCGCCGGCGACTGCTGCGACAAAATGATTCGCGGCGGGTATCGCCTCGACTGGCTGGCCGGCTACCGCTACATGCGTTTGGACGAAGGCGTGATGATCAACGAAATGCTGGTGTCGACGAACTCCGGCGGCGTGATTCCGCTCGGCACGACGTTCGACGTGCAAGATAATTTCCAGACCGACAGCGAATTCCATGGCGCCGATTTTGGCATGATGGCCCAATGGCGCCGCGGCCGCTGGACGTTGGACGTACTCGGCAAGACCGCCGTCGGCAATGTCCACAACAGCGTCACGATCAACGGCAGCACGACCACGATGGTTCCAAATGGTCCGACGACCACGAACTCCGGCGGCCTGCTGACGCAAGCGACGAACATCGGCGCCTACGAGAGTGACGATTTCTCGATCGTGCCGGAAGCCAGCCTCAACATCGGCTATAACGTCACGCCGCGGTTGCGGGCCCTGGTCGGCTACACGTTCATCTACTGGAGCAACGTGGTGCGCCCCGGCGATCAGATCGACTTGGGCCTGAATCCGAGCCAGTTCCCGCCGGGAACCTTGGTCGGCGCCGCGCGTCCGGCCTTCACGATGAACGACTCCGACTTCTGGGCTCAAGGCTTCAATGTCGGGGCGGAGTATCGCTTCTAAGACAGTCTCGCAGAAGGTCAACTGTAGCCGGCCTCTTTGAGGACGGTGGAGAGGAAGCGGTTGTGGACCGATCCACCGAGGTCACAGACCTCGGCTACAGACGGACGGGCTTGAGGCGATTGATCCTCGCTAAGAACTAACTTCAACGGCCGTCGGGCTACGCTGAACGGGAGCGAATACGCTTTCCCGCATCAGTGAAGACCCGGCGGCCGTTTTTATTGCGCTCGCGATAAACGATAGGATACATTGACGCCCGGTTTCGACTCGCTACGCGATGATCTCCGCGATGATCTACTTCACCAAACGGTCATGGCCGAAGTTCACCCTCCGCGGGCTATTGTTGCTCGTTGCGTGTGCCGCGGTCGCGGCCTTATTCGTGCGGGATCGGCAACAAGCCGAACTGCGGAGTCGCGCCTTCGCGCACATGCGGGAGATCGCACTGGCTCTGCGCACCTTAGAAGGCACGGCGGGCGAGTTTCCCAGAGCCGTCATCCCCGTGACAACGGGACGACCGTCGCACAGTTGGCGTTTGCAACTGGCGCCGCTGATTGATTACAGCGAAGCCGACTACGACTACCGAGAAGCCTGGAATTCGCCGCGCAATCAACTCCTCGGACAGCAGCGCAATCTCGTCTATTGCTGGGACGAATCGCCGCACGCCGGGCAAGAACATTCCACCAACGTGCTTGGCATCGTCGGCCCCGGCGCGGCCTTCGATCCGCAGCGCAGCGAACCCTTAACGCTGCGCGCCGACCTGGCCGACCTGATCTGCGCGATCGAAGTCCGCAACTCCGACATCCCTTGGATGCAGCCACGCGACCTCGACTATCGCAACCTTCTGGCGAGCGACCCGGGGCGCGTGCCGCAACTCGGCGCCTCGGACGAAAGCTTTTGCGTGATCTTTCTCGACGGCAAAGTCTGGCGCCTCCGCACCGACACGCCGCGCGACCGGCTGGTGCAGTTGATGACCATCGACGGCGCGATTGAGAATGACCGCGACGCATTGCTCGAACACTTCCACACCAGCCCGTAGCGCCAGCGAGGGAGAGTTGACGTCGGTCGCCAATCGAGACGAAACTCTCGGTTGCGTTGATTCGAAGCAACTGAGAGTTCGGTCGTTTGAAACTTTCCGCTCCCTCGCTCCCTCGCTGGCGCTACGGGTTAGTGTTTTTCGGAAATCGAATGGCCCGGGAGTTGCGTAGCTTAGCGGAAAGGGCTTCTGGAACCCTGCTGTGAACCCTTTTCCCGCGCGCTACCACTATGATCCCTCGCATCAACACGTTGGTTGGTTTGTTCGCTGCCGCATTGGTTGTCGCGCTGCCAGCGTCGTCCGTGCTTTTTGCCGCGGAACCGGCGAAATCCGCCGACGTGCCTAATGCCGCCGCGGGAGCCATGAAGGCGCTGTTCAATGCCGGAAGTAAGAATCTGCTCCCCGGCGAAGTCCGTCATTGGCGCGACAACACCGGCCGTTTCGAAACACGGGCGGGACTCGTGGGCGCAAGCGAAAAAACCGCCACGTTGAAGAAAGCGAATGGCCGCTTGGTCGACGTGCCGCTCGCACGATTGAGTGAAGGTGACCGGGACTATCTGGCCGCCTGGCAACGACAAGGCATGTCATCGGCGAAGTCGTGGCAACCTGTGGCCGCACAAATCGCCCCGCGCGTGCAGGGCTGGCTCAACGGCGACGAAGCCTTGGCCGCGGACGTATTTCCTACGCCCGACGCGGTGCATATCCGCCTCGGCAACGCGTATTTGAATCGCCGTTTTGCGCGGGAAATCGATCGCACCGTGCCAGTGCGCGATACGATTCTCGGCACGCCCATTCGCGGAACTTCCGACGTGGACGGCGATGTGACGATCGTGGCCACGCCGGCCGAAGAAAACGGAGCGCTCCTGGTAAAAGTCCGCGGCGTGGCGCATTCGCGCACTGTTGGCACGCA from Planctomycetia bacterium encodes:
- a CDS encoding SHD1 domain-containing protein, yielding MIPRINTLVGLFAAALVVALPASSVLFAAEPAKSADVPNAAAGAMKALFNAGSKNLLPGEVRHWRDNTGRFETRAGLVGASEKTATLKKANGRLVDVPLARLSEGDRDYLAAWQRQGMSSAKSWQPVAAQIAPRVQGWLNGDEALAADVFPTPDAVHIRLGNAYLNRRFAREIDRTVPVRDTILGTPIRGTSDVDGDVTIVATPAEENGALLVKVRGVAHSRTVGTHHPVWIHSRSTTTFVGTKRVNITPDGVTFLPAEVTATSRSRSAGISTSLPRLRGRIATNIASRRVEESRPEADRISAAHNRDRVARDIDRQVEKSLKRTDDFLSRHHQRFSEALGLEDAKVTSRSTNDYLEFAFASAEPSHPSTPPEFVSDADVEILLHTPSVTPIVVGPAARLVLTNLFNALLDDVLEERADRKDRAPVECQLVWSRDQQWLAIQASREA
- a CDS encoding BBP7 family outer membrane beta-barrel protein, with the protein product YCQREWCLPAGDCCDKMIRGGYRLDWLAGYRYMRLDEGVMINEMLVSTNSGGVIPLGTTFDVQDNFQTDSEFHGADFGMMAQWRRGRWTLDVLGKTAVGNVHNSVTINGSTTTMVPNGPTTTNSGGLLTQATNIGAYESDDFSIVPEASLNIGYNVTPRLRALVGYTFIYWSNVVRPGDQIDLGLNPSQFPPGTLVGAARPAFTMNDSDFWAQGFNVGAEYRF